In Pleurocapsa sp. PCC 7319, the following are encoded in one genomic region:
- the rsmA gene encoding 16S rRNA (adenine(1518)-N(6)/adenine(1519)-N(6))-dimethyltransferase RsmA produces MTSSNKAKNRSRFRPRKQFGQHWLRDEDVLDQIVTAAELTQGDRVLEIGPGTGVLTSRLLSQVAALVSVEIDRDLCKKLVHKFGDRDNFLLAQDDFLELDLESLLQDFPKFQNPNKVVANIPYNITGPIIEKLLGKISTPAPQHYESIVLLVQKEVGERLVAGPGTKVFGALSIRVQYLASCEIICNVPAKAFYPRPKVDSVVVRLHPKIIANPADNPRQLETLIKLGFASRRKMLRNNLKSVVDPQNSTQILKQLNFNPQCRAEDLSLENWISLSNSLNLIK; encoded by the coding sequence ATGACATCTAGTAATAAAGCTAAGAATCGTAGCCGTTTTCGACCTCGTAAACAATTTGGTCAACATTGGTTGCGTGACGAGGATGTCCTAGATCAGATAGTCACTGCTGCAGAATTAACCCAGGGCGATCGCGTCTTGGAAATTGGACCAGGAACAGGAGTGTTAACTTCTAGATTGTTATCACAAGTTGCTGCTTTAGTTTCTGTGGAAATTGACCGTGATTTATGTAAAAAGTTAGTTCACAAGTTTGGCGATCGCGATAATTTTCTGTTGGCTCAAGATGATTTTCTAGAGTTGGATTTAGAATCTCTATTACAAGATTTTCCTAAGTTTCAAAATCCAAATAAAGTAGTTGCCAATATTCCCTACAATATTACGGGACCGATTATTGAGAAGTTATTAGGCAAAATTTCAACTCCTGCACCTCAACATTATGAATCAATAGTATTACTGGTGCAAAAAGAAGTAGGAGAACGTTTAGTTGCGGGTCCAGGGACTAAAGTCTTTGGTGCTTTATCAATTCGGGTTCAATACTTGGCTAGTTGTGAAATAATTTGTAACGTTCCTGCTAAAGCATTTTATCCACGACCAAAAGTAGATTCAGTAGTGGTGAGATTGCATCCCAAAATAATTGCTAATCCTGCTGATAATCCCCGTCAATTAGAGACATTAATTAAACTCGGTTTTGCTAGTCGACGTAAAATGTTACGTAATAATCTAAAGAGTGTAGTTGATCCTCAAAATTCAACTCAAATATTAAAACAGCTAAACTTCAATCCTCAATGTCGTGCAGAGGATTTAAGCTTAGAAAACTGGATTTCATTAAGTAATAGCCTAAATCTGATCAAGTAG
- the purU gene encoding formyltetrahydrofolate deformylase has product MTKPTATLLISCPDRPGLVAKIANFIYANGGNIIHADQHTDCATSLFLIRIEWQLEGFNLPREAIATAFTAIAKPLNATWKLHFSDTLPKIAIWVTKQDHCLLDLLWRNQARELSCTIPLIISNHPQLEAIAQQFGIDFHYLPITKETKAKQEDKQLELLRQYQIDLVILAKYMQILSPKLVEEFPQIINIHHSFLPAFPGAKPYHRAHTRGVKIIGATAHYVTEDLDEGPIIEQEVARVNHQDTVADLIRKGKDLERLVLSRAVRLHLQNRVLVYDNKTVVFS; this is encoded by the coding sequence ATGACTAAGCCGACTGCAACTCTATTAATTTCTTGCCCCGATAGACCCGGATTAGTTGCCAAAATTGCCAACTTTATTTATGCCAATGGAGGTAATATTATTCATGCAGATCAACATACTGATTGCGCTACAAGTTTATTCTTGATTCGTATCGAATGGCAACTTGAAGGCTTTAATTTACCCCGAGAAGCTATAGCTACTGCTTTTACAGCGATCGCCAAGCCTCTCAATGCCACCTGGAAACTACACTTTTCCGACACTTTACCAAAAATTGCGATCTGGGTGACAAAACAAGATCATTGTCTTTTAGATTTGCTGTGGCGTAACCAGGCTAGAGAATTATCCTGCACCATCCCCTTGATTATCAGTAATCATCCTCAGCTTGAAGCGATCGCCCAGCAATTCGGAATTGATTTTCATTATTTACCAATTACTAAAGAAACTAAAGCTAAACAAGAAGATAAACAATTAGAGCTTTTACGGCAATATCAGATAGATCTCGTGATTTTGGCTAAATATATGCAAATTCTTAGCCCCAAACTAGTTGAGGAGTTCCCTCAGATCATTAATATTCATCATTCTTTTTTACCTGCTTTCCCTGGAGCTAAACCCTATCATCGCGCTCATACCCGAGGAGTTAAAATTATCGGTGCTACAGCTCATTATGTAACAGAAGATTTAGATGAAGGACCTATTATTGAACAAGAAGTTGCTCGCGTTAATCATCAAGATACAGTAGCAGATTTAATTCGTAAGGGGAAGGATCTTGAACGTTTAGTCTTATCCCGTGCTGTCAGATTACATCTACAAAATCGAGTTTTAGTTTACGATAATAAAACTGTAGTTTTTAGTTAA